In Rhinopithecus roxellana isolate Shanxi Qingling chromosome 16, ASM756505v1, whole genome shotgun sequence, a single genomic region encodes these proteins:
- the ENTR1 gene encoding endosome-associated-trafficking regulator 1 isoform X1 — protein MSGYQRRPGATPLSRVRSLAIPDDDKFEDLEEANPFSFKEFLKTKNIGLSKEDPASRIYAKVGLDHNSPPSQTGGYGLEYQQPFFEDPTGASDLLDEEEDEDTGWSAAYLPSAIEQTHPERVRASTLPCSTYLSFFSTPSELAGPESLPPWALSDTDSRVSPASPAGSPSADFAAHGESLGDRHLRTLQISYEALKDENSKLRRKLNEVQSFSEAQTEMVRTLERKLEAKMIKEESDYHDLESVVQQVEQNLELMTKRAVKAENHVVKLKQEISLLQAQVSNFQRENEALRCGQGASLTVVKQNADVALQNLRVVMNSSQASIKQLVSGAETLNLVAEILKSIDRISEIKDEEEDS, from the exons ATGTCGGGCTACCAGCGCCGCCCGGGCGCCACCCCGCTGTCCCGAGTCCGGAGCCTCGCCATTCCCGACG ATGACAAATTTGAAGATCTTGAAGAGGCAAATCCATTCTCCTTTAAAGAGTTTCTGAAGACCAAGAACATCGGCCTGTCAAAAGAGGACCCGGCCAGCAGGATTTATGCAAAG gtggGACTTGACCACAACTCCCCACCCTCCCAAACTGGGGGGTATGGCCTGGAGTATCAGCAGCCATTTTTTGAGGACCCGACAGGGGCCAGTGACCTCCtggatgaggaggaggatgaggacacCGGATGGAGTGCGGCCTACCTGCCGTCGGCCATCGAGCAGACTCACCCCGAGAGGGTCCGTGCCAGCACGTTGCCCTGCAGCACatacctttcctttttctccaccccGTCGGAGCTGGCAGGGCCTGAGTCTCTGCCCCCATGGGCGTTGAGTGACACTGATTCTCGCGTGTCTCCGGCCTCTCCGGCAGGGAGTCCTAGCGCAGACTTTGCAGCTCATGGAGAGTCTCTGGGAGACAGGCACCTGCGGACGCTGCAGATAAGTTACGAAGCA CTGAAAGATGAAAATTCTAAGCTGAGAAGAAAGCTGAATGAGGTTCAGAGCTTCTCTGAAGCTCAAACAGAAAT GGTGAGGACACTTGAGCGGAAATTAGAAGCAAAAATGATCAAGGAGGAAAGCGACTACCATGACTTGGAGTCGGTGGTTCAGCAGGTGGAGCAGAACCTGGAGCTGATGACC AAACGGGCTGTAAAGGCAGAAAACCACGTCGTGAAACTGAAACAGGAAATCAGTTTGCTCCAG GCACAGGTCTCCAACTTCCAGCGAGAGAATGAAGCCCTGCGGTGCGGCCAGGGTGCCAGCCTGACTGTGGTGAAGCAGAACGCCGACGTGGCCTTGCAGAACCTCCGGGTGGTCATGAACAGCTCTCAGGCTTCCATCAA GCAACTGGTTTCCGGAGCTGAGACACTGAATCTCGTTGCTGAAATCCTTAAATCTATAGACAGAATTTCTGAAATTAAAGATGAGGAGGAAGACTCTTGA
- the ENTR1 gene encoding endosome-associated-trafficking regulator 1 isoform X2 — MSGYQRRPGATPLSRVRSLAIPDAPAFYERRSCLPQLDCERPHARDLDSPFFGIWPAFMCYVPSPVLASVGDTDDKFEDLEEANPFSFKEFLKTKNIGLSKEDPASRIYAKVGLDHNSPPSQTGGYGLEYQQPFFEDPTGASDLLDEEEDEDTGWSAAYLPSAIEQTHPERVRASTLPCSTYLSFFSTPSELAGPESLPPWALSDTDSRVSPASPAGSPSADFAAHGESLGDRHLRTLQISYEALKDENSKLRRKLNEVQSFSEAQTEMVRTLERKLEAKMIKEESDYHDLESVVQQVEQNLELMTKRAVKAENHVVKLKQEISLLQAQVSNFQRENEALRCGQGASLTVVKQNADVALQNLRVVMNSSQASIKQLVSGAETLNLVAEILKSIDRISEIKDEEEDS, encoded by the exons ATGTCGGGCTACCAGCGCCGCCCGGGCGCCACCCCGCTGTCCCGAGTCCGGAGCCTCGCCATTCCCGACG CTCCAGCGTTCTATGAGCGCCGGTCTTGTCTCCCCCAGCTAGACTGTGAGCGCCCCCATGCCAGGGACCTGGACTCCCCCTTCTTCGGCATTTGGCCGGCCTTTATGTGCTATGTGCCCAGCCCGGTGCTGGCTTCCGTGGGAGACACAG ATGACAAATTTGAAGATCTTGAAGAGGCAAATCCATTCTCCTTTAAAGAGTTTCTGAAGACCAAGAACATCGGCCTGTCAAAAGAGGACCCGGCCAGCAGGATTTATGCAAAG gtggGACTTGACCACAACTCCCCACCCTCCCAAACTGGGGGGTATGGCCTGGAGTATCAGCAGCCATTTTTTGAGGACCCGACAGGGGCCAGTGACCTCCtggatgaggaggaggatgaggacacCGGATGGAGTGCGGCCTACCTGCCGTCGGCCATCGAGCAGACTCACCCCGAGAGGGTCCGTGCCAGCACGTTGCCCTGCAGCACatacctttcctttttctccaccccGTCGGAGCTGGCAGGGCCTGAGTCTCTGCCCCCATGGGCGTTGAGTGACACTGATTCTCGCGTGTCTCCGGCCTCTCCGGCAGGGAGTCCTAGCGCAGACTTTGCAGCTCATGGAGAGTCTCTGGGAGACAGGCACCTGCGGACGCTGCAGATAAGTTACGAAGCA CTGAAAGATGAAAATTCTAAGCTGAGAAGAAAGCTGAATGAGGTTCAGAGCTTCTCTGAAGCTCAAACAGAAAT GGTGAGGACACTTGAGCGGAAATTAGAAGCAAAAATGATCAAGGAGGAAAGCGACTACCATGACTTGGAGTCGGTGGTTCAGCAGGTGGAGCAGAACCTGGAGCTGATGACC AAACGGGCTGTAAAGGCAGAAAACCACGTCGTGAAACTGAAACAGGAAATCAGTTTGCTCCAG GCACAGGTCTCCAACTTCCAGCGAGAGAATGAAGCCCTGCGGTGCGGCCAGGGTGCCAGCCTGACTGTGGTGAAGCAGAACGCCGACGTGGCCTTGCAGAACCTCCGGGTGGTCATGAACAGCTCTCAGGCTTCCATCAA GCAACTGGTTTCCGGAGCTGAGACACTGAATCTCGTTGCTGAAATCCTTAAATCTATAGACAGAATTTCTGAAATTAAAGATGAGGAGGAAGACTCTTGA